GGCGAGCGGGCTGTTGACATACTTCATCCTGGGCCTGCCCTTCTGGCTGGCGATGCTCATAGGCGCGGTCCTCACCCCCACCGACCCGGTCGTCTCGAGCACCATCGTCACGGGCAAGATGGCCGAACAGAAGCTGCCCGCGCGCCTCAGAAACCTGCTCTCCGGAGAATCCGGGGCGAACGATGGGCTGGCCTACCCGTTCGTCTTCCTCGCGATCCTGATGCTGGAGCGTCCGCCCACCGAAGCGCTGACCCACTGGCTAACGCTGACCCTGCTGTGGGAGGTCCTGGCGGCGGTGGTCCTGGGGGCAATCCTGGGCTACGGGGCGGGACGCCTGCTGCAACTGGCGAAGGAACGGGAGATCATAGAGGAACCCTCTTACCTCGCCTATACCATAGCTCTCTCGCTGCTGGTACTGGGCGCCGCCAAGCTGCTTGGCACCGACGGCGTCCTTGCCGTCTTCGCCGCGGGCATCGCCCTGAACATGGCGGTAGATACGGAGACAGAGACCGAAGAGGAGAACGTGCAGGAAGCGGTGAACCGCTTCTTTGTCCTGCCGATCTTCGTGCTGCTCGGGATGGCGCTGCCGTGGGAGCAGTGGCTGGAGCTAGGCTGGAAAGGGCTGGTTCTGGTGGTAGCGATCCTCCTGTTCCGGCGGCTCCCGGCAGTGCTGGCGCTCAGTCCCCTCTTGGGGCCGTCGCGCGGCCGGGACGACGCCCTCTTCCTCGGATGGTTCGGTCCCATAGGAGTCGCGGCGCTGTTCTACGCCACGCTCTCCGTACGGGAGGCGGGCACGCACGAAGCCTGGGTCGTGGGCAGCCTGGTCATCTGCGCCTCCGTGCTCGTTCACGGCGTCTCGGCCGCGCCGCTGACGAACCTGTACGCCCGCCGCTCCCGAGAGACGGAGGAATAAGAATTGACCATCCTGCTCACCCTGGCCGGAGCGGCCCTGATCCTGGCCGCCCTGCGCGACATTTTCCACGAGCTCTTTCACCCGAGCGGGAGCGGGAGTCTGAGCCGCGCGTTGATGCGCTCTCTCTGGCATCTCGCCCGCCGGGTCGCCTCCCGGTTCCCGTCCCTGCTGCACATCGCCGGACCGGCGATCATGGTCTCCATAATCGCGAGCTGGGCCGCGCTCCTGATGGTGGGCTGGGCGCTGGTCATCTGGCCTCATCTGCCAGGAGGCGTCCTTCTGGCTACCGGTCTGAAACCGTCCGGGAACAATGGTTTTCTCGACGCGCTCTACGTCTCCCTCACGACCCTCACGACTCTCGGCTACGGAGACATAACGCCGCGAAGCGGACTGCTGCGCGTGCTGATACCGCTGGAGGCGCTGGTGGGCTTCGGGCTGCTGACGGCGAGCATCTCCTGGGTGCTCTCGATCTACCCGGTCCTCTCCCGGCGCCGCTCACTGACCCAGAAGCTCCTCTTCCTGTCCCGGACCGAAGCCGAGAGCGGTCTGTCGGCAAACCGCGACCCGCAACTCCTGGCCACGCTCACCACCGAGGTGATCGAGGTCCAGCAAGACCTGATCCAGTTCCCCGTCACCTACTACTTCCACGGCGAAGAACACGACGCCCTCGCCGTTGCCATGCCCTACCTGATGCGACTCCCCAAAGACCTCGGTCCCCCCGAGAAACTTTCCGCCGATCTCCGACTCCACGCCACGACCCTCCAACAGGCCATAGAAGACCTCACCTCCACCCTCTCGGACCTCTTTCTCGGCGTCTCCGACGACCCGGA
The Rubrobacter xylanophilus genome window above contains:
- a CDS encoding cation:proton antiporter — translated: MTELNLMLLIVGGVVLLVGLLSGPIKRSLLSAPLVALLVGVLVGPSVLGLLDPTGWGRQATVLEQAARLTVAISLMGIALRLPSGYPLKSWRSLIVMLGPVMTLMWLASGLLTYFILGLPFWLAMLIGAVLTPTDPVVSSTIVTGKMAEQKLPARLRNLLSGESGANDGLAYPFVFLAILMLERPPTEALTHWLTLTLLWEVLAAVVLGAILGYGAGRLLQLAKEREIIEEPSYLAYTIALSLLVLGAAKLLGTDGVLAVFAAGIALNMAVDTETETEEENVQEAVNRFFVLPIFVLLGMALPWEQWLELGWKGLVLVVAILLFRRLPAVLALSPLLGPSRGRDDALFLGWFGPIGVAALFYATLSVREAGTHEAWVVGSLVICASVLVHGVSAAPLTNLYARRSRETEE
- a CDS encoding potassium channel family protein, translated to MTILLTLAGAALILAALRDIFHELFHPSGSGSLSRALMRSLWHLARRVASRFPSLLHIAGPAIMVSIIASWAALLMVGWALVIWPHLPGGVLLATGLKPSGNNGFLDALYVSLTTLTTLGYGDITPRSGLLRVLIPLEALVGFGLLTASISWVLSIYPVLSRRRSLTQKLLFLSRTEAESGLSANRDPQLLATLTTEVIEVQQDLIQFPVTYYFHGEEHDALAVAMPYLMRLPKDLGPPEKLSADLRLHATTLQQAIEDLTSTLSDLFLGVSDDPETVAKAYIRDHLYAQKTDSTN